The Crateriforma spongiae sequence CGTCAATCCGTGCCGCGTTGGCGGCGGGAGACGGCGTTGGACCCGTATCCGTTGAAGTGGAATCAGGACTTACCGCGGGGGCTTTTTTTTTTGATTCGGCTGCGGATGAACCCGATGCCTCCGGTTCAATCGATCGTGTTGTCGAAAGACGTGCGCCTTCGGGAAGCGTCTTGGCGGCTTCGGCCAAATCAGCGATCGATTGCAGATCCGGAAGGTGACAAATTTGTATCAACGTTGATTCCAACAACACTCGCGCGTAAACGCTGTGTCGGATTCGGACCAGTGTGTCGTCGATCAGCCCGACGACGGCCAAAACCGTTTGCAATCCCCAGCGTTTGCCCAATTCCGTCAGTTCGTCGTACAGTCCTGCCGACGTGTGACGCAGCATGGATGCTTCGCAGCCCACCGTGACGGCCATCAGATCACGGAAGTAACCCAACAACTGTTCGGCCAACCGTCCCGCATCGACCCCCTCATCGACGGCAGCGTCCAGCTGTGATAGCGCCGATGCTGCGTCACGAGCGGCCATCGCGGTAGCCAGCGCGTGCAAGCGTTCGTCGTCCGCGGTGCCCAGCATTTGGTGGACGGTTTCGGCGGTCAATTGATCGCCGCTGAACGACAGCAACTGCTCCAACAATGACTGGCTGTCACGCATGGAACCGGCCGCACGTCGGGCGATCAATTCCAAAGCGGTGTCATCCGCCTCGGTCCCTTCGGCGGCACAGATTTCTTTCAACCGCGCGACAATTTTGCTGACTTCGACCGGTGCGAAATCGAATCGCTGGCACCGGCTGAGTACCGTGATCGGAATCTTTTCCGGATCCGTCGTGCAAAAAATGAACTTCACATGCTCGGGCGGTTCTTCCAGCGTCTTCAACAACGCATTGAAGGCCGCTTGGGTCAGCATGTGGACTTCGTCGATGATGTAAATCTTGTATCGCGATCGGCTGGGCCGGACGCCGACGTTGGCACGCAGACTGCGAATCTCATCGATTCCACGGTTGCTGGCACCGTCAATTTCGATCACATCGACGTCTTCGCCCGCATCGATGGCCTGGGCGACATCGGTTTCCTGGTCGGGGTTTCCGGTGGGGCCGCCGGGATCGTTCAACGCTTTTGCAAAGATCCGCGCGGTGCTGGTTTTGCCCACCCCACGGGCGCCGGTGAACAAGTACGCGTGTCCGACGCGGCCAGTTTCGATCGCATTGACCAAAGCCCGACCGACGTGATCTTGGCCCACCAGTTCGTCGAACGACTTGGGGCGATAACGCCGCGCGACGACGACGTATCCGTCTT is a genomic window containing:
- the dnaX gene encoding DNA polymerase III subunit gamma/tau, with the translated sequence MSDSSEQHPPSAASQDGYVVVARRYRPKSFDELVGQDHVGRALVNAIETGRVGHAYLFTGARGVGKTSTARIFAKALNDPGGPTGNPDQETDVAQAIDAGEDVDVIEIDGASNRGIDEIRSLRANVGVRPSRSRYKIYIIDEVHMLTQAAFNALLKTLEEPPEHVKFIFCTTDPEKIPITVLSRCQRFDFAPVEVSKIVARLKEICAAEGTEADDTALELIARRAAGSMRDSQSLLEQLLSFSGDQLTAETVHQMLGTADDERLHALATAMAARDAASALSQLDAAVDEGVDAGRLAEQLLGYFRDLMAVTVGCEASMLRHTSAGLYDELTELGKRWGLQTVLAVVGLIDDTLVRIRHSVYARVLLESTLIQICHLPDLQSIADLAEAAKTLPEGARLSTTRSIEPEASGSSAAESKKKAPAVSPDSTSTDTGPTPSPAANAARIDDAHVASSPVSGSDGESLGRTESNTAVAAASAVATASPPVPAGSLSGKELWARALQDMDPMTSTLATSVEDVSIDDSGQVVMTFPAKAGLAMGRCDKPVHRQEIIESLRRLTGRDHQIIIKASTKAVAEDKPVAKAPQKSRVQWMREVEANPLVQSCKEVFSAEVTKIDLPRNDAPRR